The Schistocerca americana isolate TAMUIC-IGC-003095 chromosome 5, iqSchAmer2.1, whole genome shotgun sequence genome includes a window with the following:
- the LOC124616517 gene encoding probable cytochrome P450 304a1 has product MSPLALLLCGVIVVLLLILLVRTAYCRPDNFPPGPPRLPIWGSYIQLLLENYKFPYKVMDAFTRRYNSKLVGLYFGPLPVVVINDYEAAKEAFNNPSLQGRISNIAIKQRMPHEDLGINFRVGPELMEQRRFTLRYLRDFGFGRRSDHLESEIEAEMGELVELIRGERQDEVVVQPSSGGDCSRRVLLPDALFPGFINGFMPVVAGSRLPRTADGVCRYLGHAGLQTARAGDATGGFLTLHSALASIAPKMSGYHDTVESAEKILTYFHQVIKEHEKTYSDDHMRDFIDRYLREIKEKKKEDGTDQLGVILFDTFLPASMVQSTVLSWALLYVARHPEAQRRAQLEPDSVVGNSRLPNLNDRLHLPYTEAILRETMRMQTLLPIGIPHAATEGTVEVANLWSMHMDKSVWGDPENFRPERFLNSDGTLCTKDLTLPFSTGKRVCPGETFARQNMFLTLATLLQNFSVRADGLPPLHCNIPGAIETPPAFWAQFEPRCEGRWNQRGLLEPARAAGTGEGCWYGWNRLARLETSWHAWNWLGCWHYQSSKLDLGQAAAPATSPNTSMIVVNNP; this is encoded by the exons GCCCCCCTAGACTACCAATATGGGGAAGCtacatccagctgctgctggagAACTACAAGTTCCCATACAAAGTGATGGACGCCTTCACGCGCCGCTACAACTCCAAACTGGTGGGCCTCTACTTTGGACCGCTACCTGTGGTGGTCATCAACGACTAcgaggctgccaaggaggccttcaACAACCCCAGTCTGCAGGGCCGCATATCCAACATCGCCATCAAGCAGAGGATGCCGCATGAGGACCTCG GCATAAACTTCAGAGTGGGCCCAGAGTTGATGGAGCAGCGTCGCTTCACGCTGAGGTACCTGCGGGACTTTGGCTTCGGGCGTCGTTCCGACCACCTGGAGTCCGAGATCGAGGCTGAGATGGGAGAGTTGGTGGAGCTCATCCGGGGAGAAAGGCAGGATGAG GTTGTGGTGCAGCCATCATCAGGAGGAGACTGCAGCCGGCGCGTGCTGCTACCAGATGCCCTTTTCCCTGGCTTCATCAACGGCTTCATGCCGGTGGTGGCGGGCAGCCGGCTGCCGCGGACAGCAGACGGGGTGTGCCGCTACCTGGGGCACGCAGGCCTGCAGACGGCCAGGGCTGGAGACGCCACAGGCGGTTTCCTCACGCTGCACTCTGCACTGGCCTCCATCGCGCCCAAGATGTCCGGCTACCACGACACGGTCGAGTCCGCCGAGAAGATTCTGACCTACTTCCAT CAAGTGATCAAGGAACACGAGAAGACATACTCTGATGATCACATGAGGGACTTCATTGACAGATATCtgagagaaataaaggagaaaaagaAAGAAGACGGGA CTGACCAGCTGGGGGTCATTCTGTTCGACACCTTCTTGCCAGCTTCCATGGTGCAGTCAACAGTGCTCTCCTGGGCCCTGCTGTACGTGGCCCGACACCCAGAGGCACAAAGGCGAGCACAACTCGAGCCGGACTCAGTCGTGGGAAACTCCAGGCTTCCAAACCTTAacgaccgtctcca CCTACCGTACACAGAGGCCATCCTGCGAGAGACGATGAGGATGCAGACGCTGCTGCCAATCGGGATCCCCCATGCAGCTACAGAG GGAACTGTGGAGGTAGCCAACTTATGGAGCATGCACATGGACAAGAGTGTGTGGGGAGACCCTGAGAACTTCAGACCAGAGAGATTCCTCAACAGCGACGGCACTCTGTGCACCAAGGACCTCACGCTACCCTTTAGCACTG GCAAGCGGGTATGCCCTGGAGAGACGTTCGCCCGGCAGAACATGTTCCTCACGCTGGCGACGCTTCTGCAGAACTTCTCAGTCCGGGCAGACGGCCTGCCGCCTCTCCACTGCAACATCCCGGGGGCCATCGAGACGCCGCCTGCCTTCTGGGCCCAGTTTGAGCCCCG ATGCGAGGGCCGCTGGAACCAGCGAGGGTTGCTGGAACCAGCAAGGGCCGCTGGAACTGGCGAGGGCTGCTGGTATGGCTGGAACCGGCTGGCGCGGCTGGAAACCAGCTGGCATGCCTGGAACTGGCTGGGCTGCTGGCACTACCAGAGCTCGAAACTGGACTTGGGACAGGCTGCTGCACCTGCTACAAGTCCTAACACTTCAATGATTGTGGTCAACAATCCTTGA